Proteins co-encoded in one Desulfitobacterium hafniense DCB-2 genomic window:
- the carB gene encoding carbamoyl-phosphate synthase large subunit has product MPKREDIKKIMIIGSGPIVIGQAAEFDYSGTQACKALKNLGYEVVLVNSNPATIMTDAGTADATYIEPLNVQRITEIIEKERPDALLPNLGGQSGLNLSSELAKAGILDHYGVKVIGVQLDAIERGEDRIAFKETMERLGIDMPKSSPAYTVEEAEKIAQELGYPVVIRPAYTLGGTGGGLVYNVEELKTIVNRGISASMIGQVLVEESVLGWEELELEVVRDSKNQMITVCFIENIDAIGVHTGDSFCSAPMLTISQELQERLQKYAYSIVEAIEVIGGTNVQFAHDPKTDRVVIIEINPRTSRSSALASKATGFPIALISSLLAAGLTLDEIPYWREGTLDKYTPWGDYVVIKFARWAFEKFKGVEDKLGTQMRAVGEVMSIGKNYKEAFQKAIRSLEIGRYGLGFAKDFNTKTLPELLELLKTPTSERHFMMYEALRQGADPAELAAITYVKTWFIEQMKELVDLEEKILEYQGRELPAELLIQAKKDGFADRYLAQLLGISETQVRRQRLGLGLTQAWDAVPVSGVNNASYYYSTYNAPDKVTTSQREKVLILGGGPNRIGQGIEFDYCCVHAAFALKNLGYETIMINCNPETVSTDYDTSDKLYFEPLTVEDVLSIYEKERPIGAIVQFGGQTPLNIAAQLQEAGVRILGTVPEVIDQAEDRDQFRKMMEKLAIPMPQAGMASTLEEALAAAEMIGYPVMVRPSYVLGGRGMEIVFDEEQLREYVAAAVDITPERPILIDKFLENAIEAEADAVSDGTHAFVPAVMEHIELAGIHSGDSACVIPPLTIADRHLRTIIDYTQRIAQELHVVGLMNIQYAIAEDKVYVLEANPRASRTVPLVSKICNTPMARLATELILADYTGQKNDIATNFKPAQISHYGVKEAVFPFDKFPEVDPVLGPEMRSTGEVLGMANSFGLAYFKAQEATHSSLPFSGTVLMSIAEQDRSSGVIEIAQEFLKLGFKIKATQGTRKFLQDHSIDAEFIHKIEEGRPNITDGIMNGEIQLVINTPIGKRSLKDDSYIRKTAIKYKIPYITTTPAALASAKGIAASQEAAANKTVVKSLQEYHGEIM; this is encoded by the coding sequence ATGCCTAAGAGAGAAGATATTAAGAAGATAATGATCATCGGTTCCGGCCCCATCGTCATCGGGCAGGCTGCCGAATTTGACTATTCAGGAACCCAGGCTTGCAAAGCCCTCAAAAACTTAGGTTATGAAGTGGTGTTGGTGAACTCCAATCCCGCCACGATTATGACGGATGCCGGTACGGCTGATGCTACCTACATCGAGCCTCTCAATGTCCAGAGAATCACCGAGATCATCGAGAAAGAGCGCCCCGATGCCCTTCTGCCCAATTTAGGAGGACAATCCGGGCTAAATCTGAGTTCCGAACTGGCCAAAGCGGGAATTCTCGATCACTATGGCGTGAAAGTCATCGGGGTACAGCTGGATGCCATCGAGCGGGGGGAAGACCGCATCGCCTTCAAGGAGACCATGGAACGCCTGGGTATCGATATGCCCAAAAGCAGCCCTGCTTACACTGTGGAAGAAGCCGAGAAAATCGCTCAGGAGCTGGGCTATCCCGTGGTGATTCGTCCTGCTTACACCCTGGGCGGCACCGGGGGCGGCCTGGTCTACAATGTGGAAGAATTAAAAACCATCGTGAACCGGGGCATCTCCGCCAGCATGATCGGACAGGTTCTGGTGGAAGAATCCGTCCTGGGCTGGGAAGAGCTGGAGCTGGAAGTGGTCCGGGACTCCAAAAACCAAATGATCACCGTCTGCTTCATCGAAAACATCGACGCTATCGGCGTCCATACCGGGGATTCCTTCTGCAGCGCCCCCATGCTGACCATCTCTCAGGAGCTTCAGGAAAGGCTTCAGAAATACGCCTACTCTATCGTGGAAGCCATCGAAGTCATCGGTGGGACCAATGTCCAATTCGCCCATGATCCCAAAACCGACCGGGTGGTGATCATCGAGATCAACCCCCGTACCTCCCGCTCCTCCGCCCTGGCTTCCAAAGCCACCGGGTTCCCCATTGCCCTGATCTCTTCCCTGCTGGCCGCCGGCCTGACCCTGGATGAAATCCCCTACTGGCGGGAGGGAACCCTGGATAAATATACTCCCTGGGGTGACTATGTAGTGATCAAGTTCGCCCGCTGGGCCTTTGAAAAGTTCAAGGGTGTGGAAGACAAACTGGGCACCCAGATGCGGGCCGTGGGTGAAGTCATGAGCATCGGCAAAAACTATAAAGAAGCCTTCCAAAAAGCCATTCGCAGTTTGGAAATAGGCCGTTACGGCTTAGGCTTTGCCAAAGATTTCAACACCAAGACCCTCCCCGAGCTTCTGGAGCTGCTGAAAACCCCTACCAGTGAACGGCATTTTATGATGTACGAAGCCCTCCGCCAAGGGGCTGATCCGGCGGAGCTTGCCGCCATCACCTATGTCAAGACCTGGTTCATTGAACAAATGAAGGAATTGGTGGACCTGGAAGAAAAGATCCTGGAGTATCAAGGCCGGGAGCTCCCCGCCGAGCTCCTGATCCAAGCCAAAAAGGATGGTTTTGCCGACCGCTATCTGGCCCAGCTCTTAGGTATTTCTGAGACGCAAGTCCGCCGGCAGCGCCTGGGGCTGGGGTTGACCCAGGCCTGGGATGCCGTACCTGTAAGCGGGGTAAACAACGCCTCCTATTATTACTCCACCTATAATGCCCCGGACAAGGTCACCACCAGCCAGAGGGAAAAGGTCCTCATCCTGGGCGGCGGCCCCAACCGCATCGGCCAGGGCATCGAATTTGACTACTGCTGCGTTCACGCCGCTTTTGCCTTAAAAAACCTGGGCTATGAAACCATCATGATCAACTGCAACCCCGAGACCGTATCCACCGATTATGACACCTCGGATAAGCTATATTTCGAGCCCCTGACTGTGGAGGATGTCTTAAGCATCTATGAAAAAGAACGCCCCATCGGCGCCATCGTCCAATTCGGAGGCCAGACACCCCTGAATATCGCCGCCCAGCTCCAGGAGGCGGGAGTAAGAATTCTCGGTACCGTACCGGAAGTCATCGACCAGGCTGAGGATCGGGATCAGTTCCGCAAAATGATGGAGAAACTGGCTATCCCCATGCCCCAGGCAGGTATGGCCAGCACTCTGGAGGAAGCTTTGGCAGCGGCGGAGATGATCGGTTATCCCGTCATGGTTCGTCCCTCCTATGTCCTGGGAGGCCGGGGCATGGAAATTGTCTTTGATGAAGAACAGCTGCGGGAATATGTGGCCGCCGCCGTGGACATCACCCCGGAACGCCCCATTCTTATCGATAAATTCCTGGAGAATGCCATCGAAGCAGAAGCCGATGCCGTCTCAGACGGTACTCATGCCTTCGTCCCTGCCGTTATGGAGCACATCGAGCTGGCGGGGATCCATTCCGGAGACAGTGCCTGCGTCATTCCTCCCCTGACCATTGCCGACCGCCATTTGCGCACCATTATCGATTATACCCAGCGGATTGCCCAGGAACTCCATGTGGTAGGGCTTATGAATATCCAGTACGCCATCGCCGAGGATAAGGTCTACGTCTTAGAGGCCAATCCCAGAGCTTCCCGCACCGTACCCCTGGTCTCCAAAATCTGCAACACCCCCATGGCCAGGCTGGCCACGGAGTTGATACTGGCTGATTATACCGGGCAAAAGAACGATATCGCAACCAACTTCAAGCCTGCTCAGATCTCCCATTACGGCGTCAAAGAAGCGGTCTTCCCCTTTGACAAATTCCCTGAAGTAGATCCCGTCCTCGGCCCGGAAATGCGTTCCACCGGAGAGGTTTTGGGCATGGCCAATTCCTTCGGCCTGGCCTATTTCAAGGCTCAGGAAGCAACCCACTCCTCCCTGCCCTTCAGCGGAACCGTCCTTATGAGCATTGCCGAACAGGACCGCTCTTCAGGGGTCATCGAAATCGCCCAGGAATTCCTCAAGCTGGGCTTTAAGATCAAAGCCACTCAGGGGACCCGGAAATTCCTTCAGGATCATAGCATTGACGCCGAATTCATCCATAAAATTGAGGAAGGCCGTCCCAATATCACTGATGGTATTATGAACGGCGAGATCCAATTGGTCATTAACACCCCCATCGGCAAACGCAGCCTCAAAGATGATTCCTACATCCGCAAGACCGCCATTAAGTATAAGATCCCTTATATCACCACCACCCCGGCCGCCTTAGCCAGCGCCAAAGGAATTGCCGCATCTCAGGAGGCGGCAGCCAATAAAACCGTGGTTAAATCCCTGCAGGAATATCATGGTGAGATAATGTAA
- a CDS encoding BMC domain-containing protein, whose protein sequence is MESIGLVEVNSIARGIEAADAMLKAAQVDLLEAKPVCPGKYIVLICGDVAAVQSSVTAGKTMAAHSVLDDFILPNVHPQVLTAISAATPLTLIKALGIIETFSIASLIVAADTAAKTGQVDLVEIRIGMGIGGKSFVTLTGDVASVESSVAAGVMLASERGMLVDKVVIPSPHDHLKRCLC, encoded by the coding sequence ATGGAATCCATCGGTTTAGTGGAAGTCAACAGTATTGCCAGAGGCATCGAAGCCGCCGATGCTATGCTGAAAGCGGCCCAAGTCGATCTCCTGGAGGCCAAGCCGGTTTGTCCGGGAAAATATATCGTTCTGATTTGCGGTGATGTAGCCGCTGTGCAAAGCTCGGTAACTGCCGGAAAAACTATGGCCGCCCACTCGGTCCTTGATGATTTTATTCTCCCCAACGTTCATCCGCAGGTTCTCACCGCTATCTCAGCCGCCACGCCCCTTACCCTGATCAAGGCCCTGGGTATTATTGAAACCTTTTCCATTGCCTCACTCATAGTGGCCGCCGATACTGCTGCCAAAACCGGTCAGGTGGACCTGGTGGAAATACGGATCGGAATGGGCATCGGCGGAAAATCCTTTGTTACCCTCACCGGGGACGTGGCCTCGGTGGAATCCTCCGTTGCCGCAGGGGTTATGCTGGCTTCGGAAAGAGGAATGCTTGTGGATAAGGTCGTGATCCCTTCCCCTCATGACCATTTGAAACGATGTCTTTGTTGA
- a CDS encoding phosphate propanoyltransferase, translating into MEHNQLIAMITEAVMEQIRPLPKINQIPVAISNRHVHLSQEDAQTLFGPNYSFKIKKDLSQPGQYACEERVTLVGPKGVIENVRILGPVRPQTQVELSVSDGIKLGITPPVRDSGDLANSAGITLVGPSGSLTLPEGVIAAARHIHMHSTDAARFGVKDRDRVSVTAPGPRGLVFRETLIRVSHNFTLEMHIDIDEANAAALRNQDYVELLLVNHLLP; encoded by the coding sequence ATGGAGCATAATCAGCTTATTGCCATGATTACTGAAGCCGTCATGGAACAAATCCGCCCCCTCCCTAAGATAAATCAGATTCCCGTGGCCATATCCAACCGCCATGTCCATTTGTCCCAGGAAGACGCCCAAACCCTCTTCGGCCCCAACTATTCGTTTAAAATAAAAAAAGACCTCTCCCAGCCCGGGCAATATGCCTGTGAAGAAAGGGTAACCCTGGTGGGACCCAAAGGAGTTATTGAAAACGTGCGTATTTTAGGACCGGTCCGCCCTCAGACTCAGGTGGAGCTCTCGGTTTCTGATGGGATCAAGCTCGGTATCACCCCACCCGTCCGGGATTCCGGCGATCTGGCCAACTCAGCCGGGATCACTCTGGTTGGCCCTTCAGGCTCCCTCACCTTACCGGAAGGGGTGATCGCCGCCGCCAGGCATATCCATATGCATAGCACCGATGCTGCACGTTTCGGAGTCAAAGACAGGGACCGGGTCAGCGTCACTGCACCTGGCCCCCGGGGATTAGTCTTCAGGGAAACCCTGATTCGCGTCAGCCATAACTTTACCCTGGAGATGCATATCGATATTGATGAGGCCAATGCTGCAGCCCTGCGCAATCAGGACTATGTGGAGCTGCTTTTAGTGAATCATCTGCTTCCATAG
- a CDS encoding type II TA system antitoxin MqsA family protein, with translation MKKYCDICQCEQETQVDNKRETFSVRGEEIETVSDIRICSICRNELFDEELDTKNLERVYQAYRNKHNLLSPFEIKQIRESIGSGRTVASLLGWSQATFVRYEGGAIPSASHHEQLLRLKNDPTYLNYLYDSNKNKLTDREKRKILAQIDKTDPAAEQDPVDFLNKRFAPFYNKGITNIEFDFEKLAALVQIFAVTNRELVKTKLQKLLYYADNLHFKRYGYPITGLVYIHHHFGPVPVNHDLIHWVLESVGVIETKPYDGLYEGEILMPTERGNQDLFSNEELEVIFAIAEYFKDFSATKISDFSHKEKGYIETAQREIIPYRYANDLKLS, from the coding sequence GTGAAAAAATACTGTGATATTTGCCAATGTGAGCAAGAAACACAAGTTGACAATAAGAGGGAGACTTTTTCTGTTCGTGGGGAAGAAATAGAGACCGTTTCCGATATTCGCATTTGTTCAATCTGCAGAAATGAGCTTTTCGATGAAGAGCTGGATACCAAGAATCTGGAGAGGGTTTATCAAGCCTATCGCAACAAACACAATTTGCTTTCACCTTTCGAAATAAAGCAAATCCGTGAATCCATTGGCTCGGGAAGAACTGTCGCTTCACTACTGGGATGGAGCCAGGCTACCTTTGTGCGTTATGAGGGAGGAGCCATACCGAGTGCATCTCATCATGAGCAATTATTGCGTTTGAAAAATGATCCCACTTATCTCAACTATCTTTATGACAGTAATAAAAACAAACTGACCGATAGAGAAAAGAGAAAAATCTTAGCCCAAATCGATAAGACAGATCCAGCGGCGGAGCAAGATCCGGTTGATTTTTTGAATAAACGTTTCGCTCCATTTTATAACAAGGGGATTACAAATATTGAATTTGATTTTGAAAAACTTGCTGCTCTGGTTCAGATATTTGCTGTAACGAATAGGGAATTAGTGAAGACGAAGTTGCAAAAGCTTCTTTATTATGCTGATAACCTTCATTTTAAGCGTTATGGATATCCCATAACGGGGCTGGTCTATATTCACCATCATTTTGGCCCGGTTCCTGTAAATCATGATTTAATCCATTGGGTACTTGAAAGTGTAGGAGTCATTGAAACAAAGCCCTATGACGGACTATACGAGGGTGAGATATTGATGCCAACAGAAAGGGGAAATCAAGACCTGTTTTCTAATGAGGAGCTGGAAGTAATTTTTGCCATAGCTGAATATTTCAAGGATTTTTCGGCAACGAAGATATCGGATTTTTCTCATAAGGAAAAAGGGTATATAGAAACGGCTCAAAGAGAGATCATACCCTATCGTTATGCAAATGATTTAAAGTTGAGTTAA
- a CDS encoding BMC domain-containing protein: MQQEALGMIETKGLIGAIEAADAMVKAANVHLIGNVLVGGGLVAVMVRGDVGAVKAATDAGAAAAQRVGELISVHVIPRPHGEVEMILPKAK; encoded by the coding sequence ATGCAACAGGAAGCTTTAGGAATGATCGAAACCAAAGGTCTCATTGGTGCCATTGAGGCAGCAGATGCCATGGTCAAAGCCGCCAATGTTCACTTAATCGGCAATGTGCTGGTCGGCGGCGGTCTCGTTGCCGTCATGGTCCGCGGCGATGTCGGTGCAGTCAAAGCCGCTACAGATGCCGGTGCCGCTGCCGCCCAGCGGGTGGGCGAGTTGATCTCCGTCCATGTTATTCCCAGACCTCATGGCGAGGTGGAAATGATCCTGCCGAAAGCCAAGTAA
- a CDS encoding sulfite exporter TauE/SafE family protein, giving the protein MNTYALILIVLIASTMQAATGFGFAIMSIPFLLLLLDPRDAIQLNILLAFIISLMMIYKIRHTVKAATLKRLIMGSLLGTLPGILIFIFLDVRPLKLLISVLLLISTCLLAAKICFKESNTKEFLMGVCSGFLTTSIGMPGPPLMIYYAGTDLDKATIRSTTVAYFVFINLLSILMQTFLYGNSAIVWKSTLISLPFLVLGIVLGQFVFVRLNQQRMQQLIYLLLFFTSIYLFITTIIV; this is encoded by the coding sequence ATGAACACCTATGCCCTTATATTAATCGTACTCATCGCTTCAACCATGCAGGCCGCCACCGGATTCGGATTTGCCATCATGTCCATTCCTTTCCTGCTTCTCTTGCTTGACCCCCGTGACGCCATCCAACTGAATATTCTACTTGCCTTCATCATCTCCCTGATGATGATCTATAAAATCCGCCATACTGTTAAAGCAGCCACTTTAAAGAGATTAATCATGGGCAGCTTACTGGGAACGCTGCCGGGAATCCTTATCTTTATTTTTCTGGATGTACGTCCCTTGAAACTCTTGATCAGTGTATTGCTGCTGATATCGACCTGTTTATTGGCTGCTAAAATTTGCTTTAAAGAAAGCAACACCAAAGAATTCCTGATGGGGGTCTGTTCCGGATTTCTCACCACCAGCATCGGTATGCCCGGTCCCCCCCTGATGATCTATTATGCGGGAACCGATCTTGATAAGGCCACCATACGCAGTACAACCGTCGCCTACTTTGTCTTCATCAATTTGCTCAGCATTCTCATGCAAACCTTTCTTTACGGCAATTCCGCCATAGTCTGGAAGTCCACCCTGATTTCTCTTCCTTTTCTGGTGCTGGGAATTGTGCTTGGACAATTTGTCTTTGTCCGGCTCAATCAACAGCGGATGCAGCAGCTTATCTATCTTTTATTGTTTTTTACCAGCATCTACTTATTTATAACCACGATTATTGTCTAA
- a CDS encoding cupin domain-containing protein: MKALITAADIKKASETPEKILTISEADLITPAARDAAKELGVQITAHPVSLPPTVAPSPAFSPASPLDPALVSRIIEEVMVCLNRSGSPAQPQKEADPGGLRIVKGNSLILEDFATGNPRDQIKIKELFNKKECPLYSAGIMALDKTSYSLTPARDELNYIIEGTLECCIDNRCYTAQAGDTLYIPAQAKIILTAADKVKLFYVC, translated from the coding sequence TTGAAAGCCTTAATTACCGCAGCTGACATTAAAAAAGCATCGGAAACCCCTGAAAAAATCCTCACGATCTCTGAGGCAGACCTGATCACCCCGGCTGCCCGGGATGCTGCCAAGGAGCTGGGCGTTCAAATCACAGCCCACCCTGTTTCTCTGCCGCCAACTGTTGCTCCGTCTCCGGCCTTCTCCCCGGCCTCCCCTCTCGATCCGGCCTTGGTATCCCGCATTATTGAGGAGGTCATGGTTTGCCTCAATCGGTCCGGCTCACCTGCACAGCCTCAAAAAGAAGCCGATCCCGGTGGTTTAAGAATTGTAAAGGGGAACAGCCTTATTCTAGAGGATTTTGCTACCGGCAACCCCAGGGACCAGATCAAGATTAAAGAACTATTCAACAAAAAAGAGTGCCCCCTCTATTCGGCAGGGATCATGGCTCTTGACAAAACCAGTTATAGTTTGACTCCGGCCAGGGATGAGCTGAATTACATCATCGAAGGCACTTTGGAATGTTGTATTGATAACCGCTGCTATACGGCCCAAGCCGGCGATACACTCTATATTCCCGCCCAGGCCAAGATAATCTTGACTGCTGCAGACAAAGTCAAGCTGTTTTATGTCTGCTGA
- a CDS encoding aldehyde dehydrogenase family protein translates to MVLDTDLASIQESRNLVQKAKEAQLHLAHFNEQQIDKILASIVAAVEENAEGLARMACQETEYGIVEHKIAKNLFAARDVYESTKHIKTIGTISEDPDRKVIRYAAPMGVLVGITPRTNPTSTIIHNALCAIKGANAIVFSPHPFAVQCGCATASLINEAAVKAGAPDGVCSCLSMTSLQASHELMHHPDVAAIIATGGPGLVKSAYSAGKPAFGVGSGNVPVFIERSADIKQAVNDIMVSKTFDNGMICASEQAILADQPIKDEVIKELQNQGAYFLSPEEVQKVGRVVIHANGSMNNALVGQSPAVIAQRAGISIPADTALLIAPMEGYGKDYPLSHEKLTTVLGFYVVQDWKEACHLSIELLKLGGIGHSCAIHSQNEQVIREFLAKPVFRIIVNTPSALGGIGQTTGIMPSLTLGCGTWGGSSISENLGPQHLINIKHLTYGLKKVAFHKVPATQGNVSPLLPPTKATSWDIKSDDIDDVVKQVLQQLKIG, encoded by the coding sequence GTGGTATTAGATACGGACTTAGCTTCTATTCAAGAATCCCGTAATCTTGTCCAAAAGGCCAAGGAAGCCCAACTCCACTTAGCTCATTTTAATGAGCAGCAGATTGATAAGATCCTGGCGTCCATCGTTGCCGCTGTTGAAGAGAATGCCGAAGGATTGGCACGGATGGCTTGCCAGGAGACTGAATACGGGATCGTTGAGCATAAAATCGCCAAAAACCTTTTTGCTGCGCGGGATGTCTATGAATCCACAAAACATATCAAAACCATCGGTACCATCAGTGAAGACCCCGACCGGAAAGTCATCCGCTATGCCGCCCCCATGGGTGTACTGGTAGGAATTACTCCCCGTACCAATCCCACCTCGACCATCATTCACAATGCTCTTTGCGCCATCAAGGGAGCCAATGCCATCGTCTTTTCCCCCCATCCCTTTGCTGTTCAATGTGGGTGTGCCACTGCCAGTCTGATCAATGAGGCTGCCGTCAAAGCCGGGGCTCCCGACGGGGTCTGCTCCTGCCTCAGCATGACCTCCCTGCAGGCCAGCCATGAGCTTATGCATCATCCCGACGTCGCCGCGATTATCGCCACCGGGGGACCGGGACTGGTTAAATCGGCCTACAGTGCCGGCAAGCCGGCCTTTGGGGTGGGATCGGGCAATGTTCCCGTCTTTATCGAGCGCTCGGCGGATATCAAGCAGGCCGTCAATGATATTATGGTCAGCAAAACCTTTGATAATGGCATGATCTGCGCTTCAGAGCAAGCGATTCTTGCCGACCAGCCGATTAAAGATGAGGTGATCAAAGAGCTGCAAAACCAGGGCGCTTACTTCCTCTCTCCGGAAGAAGTTCAAAAGGTGGGCCGGGTGGTCATCCATGCCAACGGCAGTATGAATAACGCCTTAGTCGGACAATCCCCTGCCGTCATCGCCCAACGGGCAGGGATCAGCATTCCTGCCGATACAGCCCTGCTCATTGCCCCCATGGAGGGTTACGGCAAGGATTATCCCCTCTCCCACGAGAAACTTACCACTGTATTAGGCTTCTATGTGGTTCAGGATTGGAAAGAAGCCTGTCATCTCAGCATTGAGCTTTTAAAGTTGGGGGGAATCGGCCATTCTTGTGCGATCCATTCCCAAAACGAGCAGGTGATTCGGGAATTTTTGGCTAAACCGGTTTTCCGGATTATCGTCAATACACCTTCAGCCCTTGGCGGCATCGGCCAAACCACCGGCATCATGCCCTCTTTAACCCTTGGTTGCGGCACATGGGGCGGCAGCAGCATCTCGGAGAACTTAGGACCTCAGCATTTGATCAATATTAAACATCTGACCTATGGTCTTAAAAAAGTGGCTTTCCATAAGGTGCCGGCTACCCAAGGCAATGTTTCCCCACTTCTGCCGCCGACCAAGGCAACTTCCTGGGACATCAAATCAGACGATATCGACGATGTGGTTAAACAGGTTCTTCAGCAACTGAAGATCGGTTAG
- a CDS encoding BMC domain-containing protein: MQQDALGMVETKGLVGAIEAADAMVKAANVHLIGKVLVGGGLVTVMVRGDVGAVKAATDAGAAAAQRVGELKSVHVIPRPHTEVEMILPHDDSGKA, from the coding sequence ATGCAACAAGATGCCTTAGGAATGGTTGAAACAAAAGGTTTGGTTGGCGCCATCGAGGCCGCCGACGCCATGGTCAAAGCAGCCAATGTTCATTTAATTGGTAAAGTTCTCGTCGGAGGCGGTCTCGTCACCGTCATGGTCCGTGGGGATGTCGGAGCGGTCAAAGCCGCTACAGATGCCGGTGCTGCCGCTGCCCAGCGGGTAGGTGAATTGAAATCCGTTCATGTCATTCCCAGACCCCATACAGAAGTTGAAATGATTCTTCCCCATGATGATTCAGGGAAGGCGTAA